A region of Maridesulfovibrio sp. DNA encodes the following proteins:
- a CDS encoding SpoIID/LytB domain-containing protein — protein MKNKFKMIYKFILPVLVLVFMIPVGSQARDYSPVELEDQAQAQWHINYASYLIDIGKYFEALEQYDTAIDYSPVAKTRVNAMFGKAMVLSTFLDAPEKAADLYRMVGRNYPDYSDTALYRLGFLYYQMGRYDRAKSVFRQYLHYFPTGKFRFQAEAVISSMPVEQEQKPDQKTDQKPVQKPDEKTGEKIPEKIGKEPTLRVCLSRKVSSMTVTTGSGKDKICTDDLGCGRKYKVGMSGNNLTLDGRIVTATRIKFKSKGALKVSYGSETKTVRGIINVSIRKGKLLILNLVEIEDYLRSVVPAESYASWPAEALKAQAVAARTYAYYQKMHRTHLFYDVYADTYDQMYAGVDREDKRTDQAVKQTAGHVLLYKDKPILSQYTANSGGFTADAKAIFGAGKAYLVAHEDPASLKGKMASWSKKYSKKDIESKLKKIGISVPGISSITALEKGPSGRIVKVRIKYKSGYRDLRTRTTLGSSRVLKLPDILLRIDKNGDYYTFKGRGWGHGVGYSQWGAAELGKSKKYDHILKFYYPGSSIKQLW, from the coding sequence ATGAAAAATAAGTTTAAGATGATATATAAATTTATTCTTCCGGTGTTGGTTCTGGTATTTATGATTCCTGTGGGTTCACAGGCCCGTGATTATTCTCCCGTTGAACTGGAGGATCAGGCTCAGGCCCAGTGGCATATAAACTATGCCAGTTACCTTATTGATATTGGTAAATATTTTGAAGCCCTCGAACAGTATGACACTGCTATCGATTATTCTCCGGTGGCTAAGACAAGGGTCAATGCCATGTTCGGGAAGGCTATGGTCCTATCCACCTTTCTTGATGCCCCGGAAAAAGCCGCCGATCTTTACCGTATGGTAGGACGCAATTATCCGGATTACAGTGATACCGCGCTTTATCGTCTTGGCTTTCTTTATTATCAGATGGGCAGGTATGACCGGGCTAAATCCGTGTTCCGGCAGTATCTTCACTATTTCCCCACAGGTAAATTTAGATTTCAGGCTGAGGCTGTGATTTCTTCCATGCCGGTAGAGCAGGAGCAAAAGCCTGATCAAAAAACCGACCAAAAACCAGTTCAGAAGCCGGATGAAAAAACCGGAGAGAAAATTCCTGAAAAGATAGGTAAAGAACCGACTCTGCGAGTTTGTTTGAGTCGGAAGGTTTCTTCCATGACTGTGACCACCGGATCAGGCAAAGACAAAATATGCACTGATGATCTGGGCTGTGGACGCAAGTACAAGGTCGGTATGTCCGGAAATAATTTGACACTTGATGGCAGGATCGTAACTGCGACAAGGATAAAATTTAAATCCAAAGGCGCGCTTAAGGTTAGTTACGGGTCCGAAACCAAGACGGTTCGCGGGATTATCAATGTAAGTATTCGCAAAGGCAAGCTGCTGATCCTTAATCTTGTCGAGATAGAAGATTACCTTCGTTCAGTGGTTCCTGCAGAGTCTTATGCCTCATGGCCTGCCGAAGCGTTGAAGGCTCAGGCCGTTGCTGCACGGACTTATGCCTATTATCAGAAGATGCACCGTACCCATCTGTTTTATGATGTCTACGCAGATACTTATGACCAGATGTATGCCGGAGTTGACCGCGAGGATAAACGCACTGATCAGGCGGTTAAACAGACCGCAGGCCATGTGCTTTTGTATAAGGATAAGCCGATCCTTTCGCAGTACACTGCCAACAGCGGCGGATTCACTGCTGATGCCAAGGCTATTTTCGGTGCGGGCAAGGCTTATCTTGTAGCCCATGAAGACCCGGCCAGCCTGAAGGGTAAGATGGCTTCCTGGTCCAAAAAGTACAGCAAAAAAGATATAGAGTCCAAGCTGAAGAAGATTGGTATTTCCGTGCCCGGTATCAGTTCCATTACCGCTTTGGAAAAAGGACCGTCCGGCAGGATTGTCAAGGTGCGTATCAAGTATAAGTCCGGTTACCGCGATTTACGGACCCGGACCACATTAGGCAGTTCCCGTGTTTTGAAATTGCCGGATATCCTTCTTAGAATTGACAAGAACGGAGATTATTATACATTTAAAGGACGTGGTTGGGGTCACGGTGTAGGCTATTCGCAATGGGGAGCTGCGGAGCTTGGTAAATCCAAGAAGTACGATCACATTTTGAAATTCTATTATCCCGGCAGCAGCATCAAGCAGCTGTGGTAG
- a CDS encoding S-layer homology domain-containing protein — protein sequence MKKYLIFLTGLLLILSLAGCGKKVKPQSIEDNPAHHYLMGMELIDQGMPDKAFVRFERAVALDDEYAPAIAGKALVYAMRAESESDKEYSAVDAERAITQFDKAVREARRDRSQKFSVYVTGIRVYTHIATRGWLQRAEDLYADAKLMVKYVVEEDLPYYRQTEALHYFMGEAYFKGGEFRKSEDVLGGVLSASPGKWHDKANALYNRAQKILRAMSNYTLTDVAKKIAVKEEVDRADVAALLVDELHLDRLFAGRIPVPDKDRKAEFTPADVVGHMFEPEIMTVLKWNVRGLEPTYDEQTRAYLFHPAKPMTRKELAFVLEDVLIKLTGDETISTKYMGQSKSLYPDVASTDAWYNAIVTVVNRNLMETDLSGAFRPDANMDGADLILSLMRLRNIMNIY from the coding sequence ATGAAAAAATATTTAATATTTCTAACGGGATTACTCTTAATTCTCTCCCTTGCGGGCTGCGGAAAAAAAGTAAAACCCCAATCCATTGAAGACAACCCGGCCCATCATTACCTGATGGGTATGGAGCTTATAGATCAAGGCATGCCTGACAAGGCGTTTGTTCGTTTTGAAAGGGCTGTGGCTCTTGATGATGAATATGCACCCGCCATTGCCGGTAAGGCTCTTGTTTACGCTATGCGCGCTGAAAGCGAGAGCGACAAGGAATACAGCGCTGTTGATGCTGAAAGAGCTATCACACAGTTTGACAAGGCTGTGCGTGAGGCAAGGCGTGACAGGTCTCAGAAATTCAGTGTTTATGTGACCGGTATCAGGGTTTATACCCATATCGCCACCCGTGGCTGGCTGCAGAGGGCTGAAGACCTCTACGCCGACGCCAAGCTGATGGTTAAATACGTAGTGGAAGAGGATCTTCCTTACTATCGCCAGACCGAAGCCCTTCATTATTTTATGGGTGAGGCTTATTTCAAGGGTGGTGAGTTCCGTAAGTCCGAAGATGTGCTAGGTGGAGTTCTTTCAGCTTCTCCGGGCAAGTGGCATGACAAGGCGAATGCTTTGTATAATCGTGCTCAGAAAATTCTGCGGGCCATGAGTAACTATACCCTGACGGATGTCGCTAAGAAGATTGCGGTCAAGGAAGAAGTCGACCGTGCTGACGTTGCCGCATTGCTGGTGGATGAACTCCATCTGGACAGGCTTTTTGCCGGACGTATTCCTGTTCCTGATAAAGACAGGAAGGCTGAATTTACTCCCGCTGATGTCGTGGGGCACATGTTTGAGCCCGAGATCATGACTGTTCTCAAGTGGAATGTCAGAGGACTGGAGCCTACTTATGATGAGCAGACCAGAGCTTATCTTTTTCATCCTGCAAAGCCAATGACCCGCAAGGAACTGGCTTTTGTTCTGGAGGATGTGCTCATTAAGTTGACCGGGGATGAGACCATTTCCACCAAGTACATGGGGCAGAGTAAATCTCTCTATCCTGATGTGGCATCCACCGATGCATGGTACAACGCCATTGTCACCGTGGTTAACCGCAACCTGATGGAAACCGATTTGTCAGGAGCGTTTCGCCCGGATGCTAACATGGATGGTGCGGATCTCATTCTTTCTTTGATGCGTCTGCGTAATATCATGAATATTTACTAG
- a CDS encoding AsmA-like C-terminal region-containing protein: protein MLHKKGILIGGIIAAMVMVGSMVLVRVHFVDATEKLLSEMTDMGVVMEDIELHYSPLPSLLVKNLRVQSGMDTVSIPQLEIFPDISSLLTGDIKLRHVILQAPDVKALAHREGDGSSAGQFELPAIFPDKIDVVSGKVQLTNSYQAEPLTVSASMEKESSGFVFNVRSASIAELGFKFSGRLDMISTSPLKLNLQAGECSVDPASFLGFLTGFGYMSNSTIPELAEAGKFQTTNLDFSVDSAAGTMDVKAGGLVLDSTSGKGLSLQMGHGGTFQLSLDEAQVDAGELYAMAQKSERGRNGTRSLCESAKLKSIKPQGTLIFKGVTLVSPPSTVANKGLSGKMTVSAKDLVLVLESLDGKKQELSISEIDADVELKDGKPVVSVRSFNIASATGGSCNMQAYIPFPLDLKQARFKAEAQDFSLFDYIITCAAEKKNPLRTVFDTRLKLRETRVEASGYFNTPRNNLSGYEAQLKSLSIRVPEKEKSASTTDVAESKKKFDFENLLGRGISGKASIHRFYYNDWPFSDVAVFVHSGTDRALVKASGKLFLLNLNADVVLAKDNLAAQCNVKGRGTSLPSLIACFAKDLSVSLRGKIYLNANMFMQGGDADELVRSVRGEASAKVDNLHIFNLANLDPRLGFFIDLLDAVSFNPQGGQGLNFSTARLRAALSGKTLLINTFNLSGRQFQAWGGGTYSLADKHLQLEGEVRSVLGTVNSFNVDRKLES, encoded by the coding sequence GTGTTGCACAAAAAGGGAATCCTCATTGGCGGAATTATTGCGGCAATGGTTATGGTCGGTTCCATGGTGCTGGTCAGGGTCCATTTTGTGGACGCCACAGAGAAACTGCTTTCTGAAATGACCGATATGGGGGTAGTGATGGAGGATATTGAACTCCATTACTCCCCCCTTCCTTCCTTGCTGGTTAAGAATCTGCGTGTACAGAGCGGTATGGATACCGTCAGTATTCCTCAACTGGAAATATTTCCCGATATTTCAAGCCTGCTAACCGGAGATATCAAGCTTCGGCACGTTATTCTACAGGCTCCTGACGTGAAGGCTCTTGCTCATCGGGAAGGAGACGGCTCAAGTGCAGGCCAGTTTGAATTGCCTGCCATCTTTCCAGATAAAATTGACGTTGTTTCGGGCAAAGTGCAGCTGACTAACTCCTATCAGGCTGAACCACTTACTGTTTCAGCCAGCATGGAAAAGGAAAGCAGTGGATTTGTTTTCAACGTACGCAGTGCATCCATTGCAGAACTTGGCTTTAAATTTTCAGGCCGGCTGGACATGATTTCAACTTCTCCGCTGAAGCTTAATCTTCAGGCGGGAGAGTGTTCTGTTGATCCCGCATCTTTTCTGGGGTTTTTGACCGGGTTCGGTTATATGTCCAATTCCACTATCCCCGAATTGGCCGAAGCCGGAAAGTTCCAGACAACGAATCTTGATTTCAGTGTGGACAGTGCTGCCGGGACCATGGATGTGAAAGCCGGGGGACTTGTTCTCGATTCTACCAGCGGTAAGGGGCTTTCCCTGCAGATGGGGCATGGCGGAACATTCCAGCTCAGTCTTGATGAAGCGCAGGTTGATGCCGGGGAGCTTTACGCTATGGCCCAGAAAAGTGAGCGGGGCCGTAATGGCACGCGTTCTTTGTGTGAATCTGCCAAGCTGAAGTCCATCAAACCGCAGGGTACTTTGATTTTCAAGGGAGTTACTCTTGTTTCTCCGCCAAGTACTGTTGCCAATAAAGGGCTTTCCGGCAAGATGACGGTCAGCGCCAAGGATTTGGTGCTGGTGCTTGAGTCTCTTGATGGCAAAAAGCAGGAATTGAGTATTTCCGAGATAGATGCCGACGTAGAGTTGAAGGATGGGAAGCCCGTTGTTTCCGTACGCAGTTTTAATATTGCTTCGGCAACTGGTGGCAGCTGCAATATGCAGGCTTATATTCCGTTTCCCCTTGATTTGAAACAGGCCCGGTTCAAGGCCGAAGCTCAGGATTTTTCTCTTTTCGATTACATAATCACCTGTGCGGCTGAAAAAAAAAATCCTTTGCGGACCGTGTTTGATACCCGGCTGAAGCTCAGGGAAACACGAGTTGAAGCTTCCGGGTATTTTAACACTCCACGTAACAATCTTTCCGGTTATGAAGCCCAGCTGAAATCTTTGAGCATTCGTGTTCCTGAAAAAGAAAAGTCCGCTTCAACAACAGATGTGGCGGAATCAAAAAAAAAGTTTGATTTTGAAAACCTGCTTGGACGGGGCATCAGCGGTAAGGCTTCCATACACAGATTTTATTACAATGACTGGCCTTTTAGCGATGTTGCCGTATTTGTTCATTCCGGGACTGATCGCGCTTTAGTTAAAGCAAGCGGCAAGCTTTTCCTTCTCAATCTTAATGCCGATGTGGTGCTGGCTAAGGATAATTTGGCCGCACAGTGTAATGTGAAAGGACGCGGGACCAGCCTGCCCAGTCTGATAGCCTGTTTTGCCAAAGATCTTTCTGTTTCCCTGCGTGGGAAAATTTATCTCAATGCCAATATGTTCATGCAGGGCGGTGATGCTGATGAGCTTGTCCGGTCAGTGCGTGGCGAGGCCTCTGCAAAGGTTGACAACCTGCATATTTTTAACCTTGCCAATCTTGATCCACGCTTGGGATTTTTCATCGATCTGCTGGATGCTGTTTCTTTCAATCCCCAGGGCGGACAGGGGTTGAATTTCAGTACTGCTCGTTTGCGTGCTGCTTTAAGCGGAAAAACTCTGCTCATTAATACTTTTAATCTTAGCGGACGCCAATTTCAGGCCTGGGGAGGGGGGACATATTCCCTTGCTGACAAGCACCTGCAACTTGAGGGGGAAGTCCGTTCCGTTCTCGGTACTGTTAATTCTTTTAATGTCGACAGGAAGTTGGAGTCTTAG
- a CDS encoding right-handed parallel beta-helix repeat-containing protein → MANKLSFSIFLLFSALLLSGCFAKKTTQAVQYAEEEAIPYKIAVLPAEYVKYTENSTEHKSVLVLDDDRVFVADIARASITNQLAGKGFMPLQKDVVDNTLAELGRDEGWRKMSDTELCKLLNADGIVKTDIYSADMIKALAFDLFQLDAEVMMYNSSGTLVGKWRDSASKRRISVPTGVIGLAGTIVEEVFSDPIRRQMRMVVYDWAWNMAQVLPDCPKGPKLPEVIAVDTNVDNGLFGVGQKVAVRVDAEPGLKCSFDIGEFRKGIPLPQTAQGVYEGFYVVREGDKSANDTLMVRMRKANGVERLWPESGSLLTLDGELPPVIETVKFRTGRDGILLHWEVPSAADLDEFVIEKGTDPVGDFEIVSRTRTPEFVDADIMQGTSIFYRVRIRDKAGNLSPINGVTKVIMPQFDERELFGDLSGVLVKGNYRIAFPVTVPEGAEFSIQSGTRIRFENKGRIDVSGSLQSMGEISFPVRMESNATEGIKVLPGGKAVLSQCEFTGFSKAVTAAGGYVEVRSSDFSGGEYAVAVTETGNYDLKGLRISSARQGLLFSAGNGTVVRSNINNCTRGIVFSGGNTEIKDNNFFDNEINILSSAKMVVSDNYFGTASRDDLKLKGDILVKSILDAPYPHGRRIILVDDKDITPEELEKKFAVLKEQGVSAFHVQHYGDAFQALNKAVKLKDDRDVYLYLSYTLLALEDDLALADTLIEGISKFPYDVRLHQLYVRYLVNKGDLKQARQVLDKALTLSPADSSLLYLKEYLDHLSAPVEPETDSKINSTPVRTDEAKPKPIEDNFDTDKPDDIKSEESNNEK, encoded by the coding sequence ATGGCTAACAAGCTTAGTTTTTCTATTTTTTTATTGTTTTCGGCGCTGTTGCTTTCAGGGTGCTTCGCTAAGAAAACAACACAGGCCGTGCAGTATGCCGAGGAAGAAGCTATTCCTTATAAAATTGCGGTGTTGCCTGCAGAGTACGTGAAATATACTGAAAATTCCACTGAGCATAAGTCCGTGCTGGTTTTGGATGATGACCGTGTTTTCGTGGCGGATATTGCCCGTGCGTCCATAACTAATCAACTGGCCGGGAAGGGCTTCATGCCCTTGCAGAAGGATGTTGTGGACAACACTCTTGCAGAGCTGGGCCGGGATGAAGGCTGGCGCAAGATGAGTGATACGGAGTTGTGCAAGTTGCTTAATGCGGACGGCATAGTCAAGACGGATATTTACAGTGCCGACATGATCAAGGCTTTGGCCTTTGACCTTTTCCAATTGGATGCGGAAGTGATGATGTATAATTCCTCCGGTACACTGGTTGGAAAATGGCGGGACAGTGCTTCCAAGCGCAGGATTTCAGTGCCAACCGGAGTGATAGGACTTGCCGGGACAATCGTTGAAGAGGTCTTTTCCGACCCGATCAGGCGACAGATGCGTATGGTTGTCTACGACTGGGCATGGAATATGGCGCAGGTCCTGCCTGATTGTCCCAAAGGGCCTAAGCTTCCCGAAGTCATTGCCGTGGATACCAATGTGGACAACGGTTTGTTCGGAGTTGGTCAAAAGGTGGCAGTTCGAGTTGATGCAGAACCGGGATTGAAGTGTTCTTTTGATATCGGTGAATTTAGAAAAGGAATCCCTTTGCCTCAGACTGCTCAGGGTGTTTATGAAGGATTTTACGTTGTGCGCGAGGGCGATAAGTCTGCAAATGACACCCTGATGGTTCGGATGCGCAAGGCGAACGGCGTGGAAAGGCTCTGGCCGGAATCAGGTTCTCTTCTCACTTTGGACGGAGAGCTGCCCCCTGTTATTGAAACTGTTAAATTCCGTACCGGTCGAGATGGAATCTTATTGCACTGGGAAGTACCGTCCGCTGCCGATCTTGATGAATTTGTGATTGAAAAAGGTACTGATCCAGTCGGTGATTTTGAGATTGTTTCCAGAACCAGAACGCCTGAATTTGTTGATGCGGATATAATGCAGGGGACTTCTATTTTTTACCGGGTACGTATCCGAGATAAAGCCGGTAACCTGTCCCCGATAAACGGTGTAACAAAAGTAATCATGCCCCAGTTCGATGAGCGTGAACTTTTCGGTGATCTTTCCGGGGTTCTGGTCAAGGGGAACTATAGAATAGCGTTCCCGGTGACTGTACCTGAGGGTGCTGAATTTTCAATCCAATCAGGCACAAGGATTCGTTTTGAAAACAAAGGCCGTATAGATGTTTCCGGATCTTTGCAGTCTATGGGCGAAATAAGTTTCCCGGTCCGTATGGAATCAAATGCCACCGAGGGAATCAAAGTTCTGCCTGGAGGCAAGGCAGTTCTTTCGCAATGTGAATTTACCGGATTCAGTAAAGCGGTTACTGCTGCCGGAGGATATGTTGAAGTGCGTTCTTCTGATTTCAGCGGAGGCGAATATGCTGTGGCGGTCACAGAGACTGGTAATTATGATTTAAAGGGATTGCGTATAAGTAGTGCCCGTCAGGGGCTGTTGTTCAGTGCCGGGAACGGAACCGTGGTTCGTTCAAATATTAATAATTGTACACGGGGCATTGTTTTTAGTGGCGGCAATACCGAAATCAAAGATAACAATTTTTTTGATAATGAAATAAACATATTGTCTTCCGCAAAAATGGTAGTCAGCGACAATTATTTCGGGACCGCTTCCAGAGATGATTTAAAGTTGAAGGGTGATATTCTGGTTAAATCCATCCTTGATGCACCTTATCCGCACGGACGGAGGATCATTCTGGTTGATGACAAGGATATAACACCTGAAGAACTGGAAAAGAAATTTGCGGTGCTTAAGGAGCAAGGGGTCAGTGCTTTTCATGTTCAGCACTACGGAGATGCCTTTCAGGCCTTGAATAAGGCGGTTAAGCTGAAGGATGACCGCGATGTTTACCTTTATCTTTCCTACACCCTGTTGGCTCTCGAAGATGATCTTGCATTGGCGGATACGTTGATCGAGGGGATTTCTAAGTTTCCTTACGACGTCCGTTTACATCAGCTTTATGTGCGGTATCTGGTGAATAAAGGGGATCTCAAACAGGCCCGGCAGGTGCTGGATAAAGCTTTGACGCTCAGCCCGGCAGACAGCAGTCTGCTTTATCTGAAGGAGTATCTTGATCATTTGTCAGCTCCGGTTGAGCCGGAAACTGATTCGAAAATTAATTCAACTCCGGTTCGGACGGATGAAGCAAAGCCAAAGCCGATTGAAGATAATTTTGATACAGACAAACCGGATGATATAAAATCAGAGGAGTCAAACAATGAAAAATAA